In Mastigocladopsis repens PCC 10914, a single window of DNA contains:
- a CDS encoding EutN/CcmL family microcompartment protein: MQIAKVRGTVVSTQKDPSLRGVKLLLLQLVDEEGRILPEYEVAADSVGAGVDEWVLISRGSAARQVLGNEQRPVDAAVVAIIDTIHVEDRLIYSKKDQYR, encoded by the coding sequence ATGCAAATTGCCAAAGTTCGCGGCACAGTAGTTAGCACTCAAAAAGACCCAAGTCTTAGAGGTGTCAAACTACTGCTGTTGCAATTAGTGGATGAAGAAGGACGTATTCTACCAGAATACGAAGTGGCAGCTGATAGCGTGGGTGCGGGAGTGGATGAGTGGGTACTTATAAGTCGTGGTAGCGCAGCCCGTCAAGTTCTGGGTAATGAACAGCGTCCAGTAGACGCAGCCGTGGTGGCAATAATTGATACAATCCACGTTGAAGACCGCCTAATTTACAGCAAAAAAGACCAGTATAGATAG
- a CDS encoding carbon dioxide-concentrating mechanism protein CcmK encodes MSIAVGMVETLGFPAVVEAADAMVKAARVTLVGYEKIGSGRVTVIVRGDVSEVQASVGAGVESVKRVNGGQVLSTHIIARPHENLEYVLPIRYTEDVEQFREDVNAIRPYNRRP; translated from the coding sequence ATGTCAATTGCAGTAGGAATGGTGGAAACTTTGGGGTTTCCTGCGGTAGTAGAAGCAGCAGATGCAATGGTCAAAGCAGCCCGCGTGACTTTGGTAGGCTACGAAAAAATCGGTAGCGGTCGCGTTACCGTGATTGTGCGGGGAGACGTTTCTGAAGTACAGGCTTCAGTTGGTGCTGGAGTTGAATCTGTGAAGCGAGTTAACGGCGGACAAGTATTGTCTACCCACATCATTGCTCGTCCTCACGAGAACTTAGAATACGTGCTGCCAATTAGATATACGGAAGATGTGGAGCAGTTCCGGGAGGATGTGAACGCAATTCGTCCCTACAACAGAAGACCATAA
- a CDS encoding carbon dioxide-concentrating mechanism protein CcmK has translation MPIAVGMIETKGFPAIVEAADAMVKAARVTLVGYEKIGSARVTVIVRGDVSEVQASVAAGVEAARRVNGGEVLSTHIIARPHENLEYVLPIRYTEAVDQFRT, from the coding sequence ATGCCAATTGCAGTTGGAATGATTGAAACAAAAGGGTTTCCGGCGATAGTGGAAGCTGCTGACGCGATGGTTAAAGCCGCTCGCGTCACCTTGGTAGGGTATGAAAAAATCGGTAGTGCTCGGGTGACTGTGATTGTCCGGGGAGACGTTTCTGAGGTTCAAGCTTCAGTTGCGGCTGGAGTTGAAGCAGCCAGAAGAGTGAATGGCGGTGAGGTGTTGTCCACTCACATCATTGCTCGTCCTCACGAGAACTTGGAATACGTATTGCCTATTCGTTACACCGAAGCTGTAGACCAGTTCCGCACCTAA
- a CDS encoding NAD(P)H-quinone oxidoreductase subunit F: protein MSEFFFLTSWWIPFYGLLGALLTLPWAIGLIQRTGPRPAAYFNLLMTVLAFVHSLFVFTDIWSREPENYVITWFKAADFDLSFALEVSPVSIGATVLITVVSLLAQTYALGYMEKDWALARFFALMGFFEAALSGLAISDSLFLSYALLEILTLSTYLLVGFWYAQPLVVTAARDAFLTKRVGDLLLLMGVVTLSTLAGSLNFSDLYEWAQTANLNPTVSTLLGLALIAGPAGKCAQFPLHLWLDEAMEGPNPASVMRNSLVVAGGAYVLYKLQPILALSPVALNALIVMGTMTAVGASLVSLAQTDIKRALSHSTSAYLGLAFLAVGMQQGGVALMLLLTHGIAKALLFMSSGSVIFTTNTQDLTEMGGLWSRMPATTAAYVVGAAGMVTLLPLGSFWAMLGWADGLALISPWVIGVLVIVNGLTALNLTRVFRLVFWGEPQQKTRRAPEVGWQMAFPMVAMTVMTLLVPLMLQQWYLLPDWESVNWYVVGLLLSSTVLGIGIGSSMYLHKAWSRSRVLGWRFLQDLLGYDFYIDRIYKVTVVGAVALLSKISAWSDRFLVDGLINLVGFATIFSGQTLKYSVSGRSQGYLLTILIGISVLGFLISWSLGLLSSWHF from the coding sequence ATGAGTGAATTTTTCTTCCTAACAAGTTGGTGGATACCTTTTTATGGGCTGTTAGGTGCGCTTCTTACCTTGCCGTGGGCAATAGGATTAATTCAGCGCACAGGACCAAGACCAGCTGCTTATTTCAACTTGCTGATGACCGTTTTGGCTTTTGTCCACAGCCTGTTTGTATTCACTGATATTTGGAGTAGAGAACCAGAAAATTATGTAATTACCTGGTTCAAAGCGGCAGATTTTGATCTATCGTTTGCCTTGGAAGTGTCACCAGTCAGTATTGGGGCAACAGTTTTAATTACAGTGGTCAGTTTACTGGCACAAACTTACGCCCTTGGTTACATGGAAAAGGACTGGGCGTTGGCGCGGTTCTTTGCCCTGATGGGATTTTTTGAAGCAGCACTCAGTGGTTTAGCCATTAGTGACTCTCTATTTCTCAGCTATGCTCTTCTGGAAATACTGACTCTTTCCACTTACTTGCTGGTGGGATTCTGGTATGCTCAACCATTGGTAGTAACAGCGGCGCGAGATGCATTTCTCACTAAGCGGGTGGGAGACTTGTTGCTGCTGATGGGAGTGGTAACGCTTTCCACCCTAGCCGGTAGTTTAAACTTTTCCGATTTATATGAGTGGGCACAGACCGCTAACTTGAACCCAACGGTATCTACTTTATTAGGTTTGGCTTTGATAGCAGGACCTGCGGGTAAATGTGCTCAATTTCCGCTGCATCTGTGGTTGGACGAGGCAATGGAAGGTCCCAACCCAGCTTCGGTAATGCGGAACTCTTTGGTGGTCGCCGGTGGAGCTTATGTGCTGTATAAACTACAACCAATTTTAGCGCTGTCACCAGTAGCATTGAATGCTTTGATAGTGATGGGTACTATGACGGCAGTAGGTGCATCATTAGTATCTTTGGCGCAAACTGACATCAAACGAGCCCTATCTCATTCCACCAGCGCATACTTAGGGTTAGCATTTTTGGCAGTTGGTATGCAGCAAGGAGGTGTTGCCCTCATGTTGCTGTTAACTCATGGAATTGCCAAAGCATTGTTGTTTATGAGTTCTGGTTCAGTAATATTTACGACCAATACCCAAGACTTAACAGAAATGGGTGGTTTGTGGTCACGGATGCCAGCAACCACCGCAGCCTATGTTGTTGGTGCAGCCGGGATGGTGACACTCCTGCCATTGGGAAGCTTTTGGGCAATGTTAGGATGGGCTGATGGCTTGGCTTTGATTAGCCCTTGGGTGATTGGAGTCTTAGTGATAGTCAATGGCTTGACAGCATTGAATTTGACACGAGTATTCCGCTTAGTATTTTGGGGTGAACCGCAACAAAAGACACGTCGCGCTCCAGAGGTTGGTTGGCAGATGGCATTCCCCATGGTAGCTATGACTGTGATGACTTTGTTAGTACCGTTGATGTTGCAGCAATGGTATCTGCTACCCGATTGGGAGAGTGTAAATTGGTACGTGGTAGGATTATTGTTGTCTTCTACGGTACTGGGAATAGGCATAGGGTCTAGTATGTATCTGCACAAGGCTTGGTCGAGATCTAGAGTACTTGGCTGGAGATTTTTGCAAGACTTGTTGGGTTATGACTTTTACATCGACCGAATTTATAAGGTGACAGTAGTTGGTGCAGTAGCGCTGCTTTCTAAGATATCTGCTTGGAGCGATCGCTTTCTGGTTGACGGTCTGATTAACTTAGTTGGATTTGCGACAATTTTTAGTGGGCAAACTTTGAAGTACAGCGTTTCGGGTCGCTCCCAAGGATACCTACTCACCATTCTTATAGGCATCAGCGTCCTAGGTTTCCTCATTAGTTGGTCTTTGGGTCTACTAAGTAGCTGGCATTTTTAG